A DNA window from Paenibacillus sp. HWE-109 contains the following coding sequences:
- a CDS encoding low molecular weight protein arginine phosphatase, whose translation MRILFVCTGNTCRSPLAEGLLRIRVHQEGLAAEVRSAGVSAISGGPISRNSASLLQEAGFKDSLSSLAIQESEVQWADLILTMTMGHKRTVIQRFPDAMEKTFTLKEYVEDDTRVRQAIEERERLVTEVQLKQALSQAVSVEERSRIYQLEQEIPDYDISDPFGGPLEVYRQTAEEISSSLDKLVKKIRT comes from the coding sequence TTGCGAATTCTATTTGTATGTACAGGAAATACGTGCCGCAGTCCATTAGCAGAAGGTTTGCTGCGTATTCGGGTGCACCAAGAAGGGCTTGCGGCGGAGGTTCGTTCAGCAGGGGTATCGGCCATATCCGGCGGTCCTATTTCTCGGAACAGCGCATCGCTTCTGCAGGAAGCGGGCTTCAAGGATTCGCTGTCATCGCTAGCGATTCAGGAGTCGGAAGTACAGTGGGCCGACCTTATTTTAACCATGACCATGGGGCACAAAAGGACCGTCATTCAGCGGTTTCCTGATGCGATGGAGAAGACGTTTACGCTCAAAGAGTATGTGGAAGACGATACTCGTGTTCGGCAAGCGATTGAAGAGAGAGAGCGCCTCGTGACCGAGGTTCAGCTCAAGCAGGCTCTTTCGCAAGCCGTTTCTGTGGAGGAAAGAAGTCGGATCTACCAGCTCGAGCAGGAAATCCCTGACTATGACATATCCGATCCGTTCGGCGGACCTCTGGAGGTTTATCGGCAAACGGCGGAAGAGATCAGCAGCAGCTTGGATAAATTGGTTAAGAAAATCCGCACGTAG
- a CDS encoding TIGR01440 family protein, whose translation MTDSILHHVAEGLETNLRELIQVGSLRPGHILVIGTSTSEILGHRIGTSGTLDAAKPIYDTVQRISREFGLHVAFQCCEHLNRALVIEEELLLLTPQLEPVSVIPVPKAGGSMASYAYRHFAKPVVVETIQAHAGIDIGSTLIGMHLRRVAVPARPPVRNLGHAYVTMAFTRPKLIGGIRAVYSADTAEQLYQTAAPDADC comes from the coding sequence ATGACAGATTCCATACTTCACCATGTTGCTGAAGGTTTGGAAACGAATCTTCGAGAGTTGATCCAAGTAGGCAGCCTGCGGCCAGGTCATATTCTGGTCATCGGTACGAGCACGAGTGAAATCCTCGGGCATCGGATTGGCACGTCGGGTACGCTGGATGCGGCGAAGCCGATTTATGACACGGTGCAGCGCATTAGCCGCGAATTCGGGCTGCATGTTGCTTTTCAATGCTGCGAACATCTGAATCGTGCTCTCGTTATTGAAGAAGAGCTGTTGCTGCTAACGCCGCAGCTTGAGCCTGTATCCGTGATCCCGGTTCCCAAAGCCGGTGGCTCCATGGCCTCTTATGCCTATCGCCACTTCGCGAAGCCCGTGGTTGTGGAGACGATTCAGGCCCATGCGGGTATCGATATTGGCAGTACCCTGATTGGGATGCATCTGCGTCGTGTCGCTGTTCCTGCAAGGCCGCCAGTGCGAAACCTTGGTCATGCTTATGTGACAATGGCGTTCACACGGCCCAAATTGATTGGCGGTATCCGAGCTGTTTATTCGGCAGATACAGCTGAGCAGCTATACCAGACAGCCGCACCAGATGCGGATTGTTAA
- the spoIIR gene encoding stage II sporulation protein R, whose amino-acid sequence MVKRTERPSFKHLLLVAFALIVMITCWESNRTNAAVIAPTIPEESIRLRILANSDSAQDQALKREIRDAIIARMETWVVGPQSLDEARVVVNAHLAEFDTLVGQMIEARGYTYSHTVELGRVPFPTKMYGNQVYPAGEYEALRVTIGSGEGQNWWCVLFPPLCFVDSVSGEAVASAAVVAKTEVDTKAVATPAVKAASTAKAGSAPQVKAESQTSVAAAAQPEVKFFVWEMVKKIASWFS is encoded by the coding sequence ATGGTAAAAAGAACGGAACGGCCATCATTCAAACATTTATTATTGGTAGCTTTTGCACTTATTGTGATGATTACATGTTGGGAATCCAATCGGACGAATGCGGCGGTTATCGCGCCTACTATACCGGAAGAATCTATCCGTTTGCGTATTCTTGCAAACTCGGATTCTGCCCAGGATCAAGCCCTAAAACGCGAGATTCGTGACGCGATAATAGCTCGTATGGAGACTTGGGTCGTCGGTCCGCAATCGCTAGATGAAGCAAGAGTCGTAGTCAATGCACATTTGGCTGAATTTGATACGCTTGTTGGACAGATGATAGAAGCACGCGGCTACACATACTCCCATACGGTGGAATTGGGGAGAGTTCCTTTTCCAACGAAAATGTACGGCAACCAAGTCTATCCGGCAGGTGAATATGAGGCGCTGCGGGTTACGATTGGCAGTGGGGAAGGACAGAACTGGTGGTGTGTGCTGTTCCCGCCATTATGTTTCGTAGATTCTGTTTCCGGAGAAGCGGTAGCATCAGCAGCTGTTGTAGCTAAGACAGAAGTGGATACCAAAGCTGTCGCGACACCTGCAGTTAAGGCCGCATCAACAGCCAAAGCTGGCAGCGCTCCGCAAGTGAAAGCTGAGTCACAGACATCAGTGGCTGCCGCCGCACAACCGGAAGTGAAGTTTTTCGTCTGGGAAATGGTCAAAAAGATTGCTTCTTGGTTTAGTTGA
- the ychF gene encoding redox-regulated ATPase YchF, with translation MALKAGIVGLPNVGKSTLFNAITQAGAESANYPFCTIDPNVGVVEVPDERLQKLVEIVVPKSIVPTAFEFVDIAGLVKGASKGEGLGNKFLAHIREVDAIVHVVRCFEDDNITHVSGKVDPIGDIETINLELILADIESVEKKIERSRKNLKGGDKKVVAEVECLERIKEALYEDKPARSLDLSEDEKLLVRDLHLLTMKPVLYAANVSEDEVATADENPFVKIVKEFAEGENNEVVSISAKVESEIAELEDEEKAMFLEELGLQESGLNRLIKAAYRKLGLYTYFTAGVQEVRAWTIRKGTKAPQAAGVIHTDFERGFIRAEVVSYNDLAAAGSMNGAKEKGQVRLEGKEYVVNDGDVMHFRFNV, from the coding sequence ATGGCTTTGAAAGCAGGTATCGTCGGTCTACCGAACGTAGGAAAATCGACATTGTTTAATGCAATTACACAGGCGGGAGCAGAATCTGCGAATTATCCGTTTTGTACGATCGATCCGAATGTTGGGGTAGTTGAAGTACCAGACGAGAGATTGCAGAAGCTGGTAGAGATTGTTGTGCCTAAGAGCATTGTCCCGACAGCCTTTGAATTCGTGGATATCGCGGGTTTAGTGAAGGGCGCGAGCAAAGGCGAAGGGCTTGGAAATAAATTTCTGGCGCACATTCGTGAAGTGGATGCCATTGTGCATGTTGTTCGTTGTTTTGAAGATGATAATATTACCCACGTTTCTGGTAAAGTAGATCCGATTGGCGATATCGAGACGATCAATCTTGAATTGATATTGGCTGACATCGAGTCCGTAGAGAAGAAGATTGAGCGTTCACGCAAAAACCTCAAAGGCGGCGACAAAAAGGTTGTTGCTGAAGTGGAGTGTTTGGAGCGTATTAAAGAAGCGCTTTATGAAGATAAGCCAGCGCGTAGTTTGGATCTCAGCGAAGATGAGAAACTTCTCGTGCGCGATCTTCACCTTTTGACCATGAAACCTGTGCTTTATGCAGCAAACGTGAGTGAGGATGAAGTGGCGACAGCAGACGAAAATCCTTTCGTGAAGATTGTGAAAGAATTTGCTGAAGGCGAAAACAACGAAGTGGTGTCGATCAGCGCGAAGGTTGAATCCGAAATCGCCGAGTTGGAAGACGAAGAAAAAGCGATGTTCCTCGAAGAGTTGGGACTTCAAGAGTCCGGCTTGAATAGATTGATTAAAGCAGCGTATAGAAAGCTTGGCTTGTATACGTATTTCACAGCTGGCGTGCAAGAGGTAAGAGCCTGGACGATTCGTAAAGGAACGAAAGCACCGCAAGCAGCTGGTGTGATTCACACCGATTTCGAACGTGGTTTTATCCGTGCTGAGGTTGTGTCTTACAATGATTTGGCAGCGGCTGGTTCCATGAATGGAGCTAAGGAAAAAGGCCAAGTGCGACTTGAAGGCAAAGAGTACGTGGTGAATGACGGGGACGTCATGCATTTCAGATTCAACGTTTAA
- a CDS encoding L-threonylcarbamoyladenylate synthase: MYWKVEAGSGTDGISSLAEAAMLLREGETIAFPTETVYGLGADATNTEAVERIFKAKGRPSDNPLIVHIADRTQLSGLVEMESVTLDHQRLMDVFWPGPLTIVLPVRTGGISPLVTAGLATVGIRIPDHPVALELLREAGLPIAAPSANSSGRPSPTLAEHVRDDLDGRIGGLVDGGATGVGVESTVIQLADGELYILRPGGVTAEQLRSVLPNLRMHEPEREDVGASETPRAPGMKYTHYAPQGFMHIVQGDHAEAVMAWIQQDIRAARARGESTGVLTFEERASQYDADLVIACGSLSEPASIAHGLYAALRQFDQQGIAYIVAEGCPEVGIGLAIMNRLRKAAGHRLVRV, from the coding sequence ATGTATTGGAAAGTGGAAGCGGGTTCGGGCACCGATGGAATCAGCAGCTTGGCGGAAGCCGCAATGCTTCTGAGAGAGGGTGAAACGATAGCATTCCCGACGGAGACGGTCTATGGACTTGGCGCAGATGCCACGAACACGGAAGCTGTGGAGCGTATTTTCAAAGCCAAGGGGAGACCTTCGGATAACCCGCTGATTGTCCATATCGCTGATAGGACGCAGCTTTCAGGGCTAGTGGAGATGGAAAGTGTCACCTTAGATCACCAGCGGCTTATGGATGTTTTCTGGCCGGGACCGCTAACTATTGTGCTGCCTGTGCGAACGGGCGGCATTTCGCCGTTGGTAACGGCTGGCCTTGCTACGGTGGGGATACGTATACCGGATCATCCTGTTGCTTTGGAGCTTCTGCGTGAAGCCGGGCTGCCGATCGCGGCTCCTAGCGCCAATAGCTCAGGACGTCCGAGTCCGACTTTGGCGGAGCATGTCAGGGACGATTTGGACGGACGCATTGGCGGTCTTGTGGACGGTGGCGCAACGGGTGTTGGCGTGGAGTCCACTGTGATTCAGCTGGCGGACGGTGAATTGTATATTCTTCGTCCCGGGGGCGTAACCGCGGAGCAGCTGCGGTCGGTACTTCCGAATCTGCGAATGCATGAACCGGAGCGGGAAGATGTAGGAGCTTCAGAAACGCCGCGAGCTCCGGGAATGAAGTACACGCATTATGCACCGCAAGGCTTTATGCATATTGTGCAGGGAGATCACGCTGAAGCTGTGATGGCTTGGATTCAGCAAGATATTCGGGCTGCCCGAGCACGAGGTGAATCCACAGGTGTGCTTACTTTCGAAGAGAGAGCCTCGCAGTATGACGCTGATCTGGTTATTGCTTGCGGGTCGTTGTCGGAACCGGCATCGATTGCTCATGGCCTGTATGCGGCGTTAAGACAATTCGATCAACAAGGTATAGCTTACATTGTGGCAGAAGGCTGCCCCGAAGTCGGAATTGGCCTTGCCATTATGAATCGTCTGCGCAAAGCAGCCGGTCACAGGCTTGTACGTGTTTAG
- the prmC gene encoding peptide chain release factor N(5)-glutamine methyltransferase produces MPTATIREAYVEASSFLGKLGVAEAASCVELLLQHLLGCTRTKLLFRFQEQFPVELAESWRQLVERKAAGEPVQYIIGEQDFYGLPFAVSPAVLIPRPETELLVEALLHEGTRLFPLGAPLLADVGTGSGVIPVTIAHARLAWRVAASDISAAALEMARVNAQRHGVAARVEWLEGDLLEPFIQRGIAPDILVSNPPYIPDGDLPALMPEVRLFEPHTALFGGVEGLDLYRRMISQLPQLPRIPTVVGFEVGIRQAEAVAAMLGAAADWDEIRFVPDLQGINRHVLAIRESSG; encoded by the coding sequence ATGCCGACTGCAACGATTAGAGAAGCCTATGTAGAGGCTTCTTCTTTTTTAGGGAAGCTAGGCGTGGCCGAGGCAGCTTCCTGTGTGGAGCTGTTGCTGCAGCACCTGCTAGGCTGCACGCGAACGAAGCTGCTGTTCCGCTTCCAGGAACAGTTTCCAGTGGAGCTGGCGGAGTCTTGGCGTCAGCTGGTCGAGCGGAAGGCCGCGGGCGAGCCGGTGCAGTATATCATCGGCGAGCAGGATTTCTACGGCCTTCCTTTTGCTGTGAGCCCGGCCGTGCTGATCCCGCGGCCGGAGACGGAACTGCTCGTGGAAGCTTTGCTCCACGAGGGCACGCGTCTGTTCCCGCTAGGCGCTCCGCTGCTTGCGGATGTTGGCACCGGGAGCGGAGTGATCCCGGTTACGATTGCGCACGCGCGCCTCGCGTGGCGCGTGGCGGCCAGCGACATCTCCGCGGCAGCGCTGGAGATGGCCCGCGTGAACGCGCAGCGCCACGGCGTGGCTGCGCGTGTGGAGTGGCTCGAGGGAGACCTCCTCGAACCGTTCATCCAGCGCGGGATCGCGCCCGATATACTGGTGTCGAACCCACCGTATATCCCTGATGGCGACCTGCCTGCGCTAATGCCGGAGGTGCGGCTGTTCGAGCCGCACACGGCTTTGTTCGGCGGTGTAGAGGGACTCGACCTCTACCGCCGTATGATCTCGCAGCTGCCGCAGCTGCCGCGAATCCCGACCGTGGTCGGGTTCGAGGTCGGCATCCGGCAAGCGGAGGCTGTGGCGGCGATGTTGGGCGCCGCCGCCGACTGGGACGAGATCCGCTTCGTGCCGGATCTGCAGGGCATTAATCGCCACGTACTGGCGATCCGCGAATCCAGCGGGTAG
- the prfA gene encoding peptide chain release factor 1 has protein sequence MLDRLQSIVDRYDKLSELLCDPDVTNDTKKLREYSKEQSDLQEAYDAYNEYKSVSEQLADAKVMQNEKLDDEMREMVKMEIDELSEQAASLEEQLRLLMMPKDPNDGKNVIVEIRGAAGGDEAALFAGDLYRMYTRYADGQGWKTEILDASVNDLGGFKEIIFMITGKGAYSKLKFESGAHRVQRIPVTESGGRIHTSTSTVVVMPEAEDVEIVIHDADIRVDTFCSSGAGGQSVNTTKSAVRVTHVPTGIVATCQDGKSQNSNKESALRVLRTRISDKLREEEEAKYAGERKSKVGTGDRSERIRTYNFPQSRITDHRIGLTLHRLETVLNGDMAEIVSALTIAAQSDALDKGEQAM, from the coding sequence ATGTTGGATAGATTGCAATCGATTGTAGATCGATATGATAAATTAAGTGAATTGTTATGTGACCCTGATGTCACAAATGATACGAAGAAATTGAGAGAATACTCCAAAGAACAATCCGATCTTCAAGAAGCTTATGATGCTTATAATGAATATAAGAGTGTAAGTGAACAGCTCGCTGATGCGAAAGTGATGCAGAACGAGAAGCTGGACGATGAGATGCGCGAAATGGTCAAAATGGAGATTGATGAGCTGAGCGAACAAGCGGCTTCTTTGGAAGAACAGCTTAGATTGCTGATGATGCCCAAAGATCCCAACGACGGTAAGAACGTAATCGTCGAAATTCGCGGAGCGGCTGGTGGTGATGAAGCTGCGTTATTCGCAGGTGATCTTTACCGGATGTATACGCGTTATGCGGATGGTCAAGGCTGGAAAACGGAAATTCTGGATGCTTCCGTGAATGATTTAGGCGGATTCAAAGAGATCATTTTCATGATTACGGGCAAAGGTGCTTATAGCAAGCTTAAGTTTGAGAGCGGAGCGCACCGTGTACAGCGGATTCCAGTTACGGAGTCTGGCGGACGCATTCATACATCGACCTCTACGGTTGTTGTTATGCCGGAAGCTGAAGATGTAGAAATTGTCATTCATGATGCGGACATTCGCGTAGATACGTTCTGTTCAAGTGGAGCGGGCGGTCAGTCCGTTAATACAACGAAATCTGCTGTGCGCGTAACTCATGTGCCTACAGGCATCGTAGCTACTTGTCAGGATGGCAAATCGCAAAACTCGAATAAAGAGTCGGCACTTCGCGTACTTCGTACGCGGATTTCGGATAAATTGCGTGAAGAGGAAGAAGCGAAATATGCTGGCGAGCGTAAAAGCAAGGTAGGTACGGGAGACCGTTCAGAGCGTATCCGTACGTACAACTTCCCGCAAAGCCGGATTACCGATCACCGGATTGGTTTGACTTTGCATCGTTTGGAAACGGTCCTTAACGGCGATATGGCGGAGATTGTTTCCGCATTAACCATTGCTGCACAGTCCGATGCGTTAGATAAAGGGGAGCAGGCGATGTGA
- a CDS encoding PilZ domain-containing protein, whose amino-acid sequence MANEQQPMKLYGSKEGYDADVMIDSKAVLSKEDFVATGVLTYALGDIIEVELPEFDVFRLGDKLKMTVYTKSGLFVWETTVVAKEQGSLIVLNPPENRRKFTEKREFPRVEVTKGGLLFGLQDVNKRNKHHLDNPIAISIKNISINGVGFTVDDNAMVEKIIQKHSQLEVELNLGFSMACTMEVVRKEKTNAGFYYGARYLNVPDEKTNALRGFILKNQIETYFIQKREAQIKKAMEKKTVANP is encoded by the coding sequence GTGGCCAACGAGCAACAACCCATGAAACTTTATGGCAGTAAAGAAGGCTATGATGCTGATGTCATGATCGACAGTAAAGCAGTGCTCAGCAAGGAAGATTTCGTAGCTACTGGTGTGTTGACTTATGCTCTCGGTGACATTATTGAGGTAGAACTCCCTGAGTTTGATGTGTTTCGGTTGGGGGATAAGCTGAAAATGACAGTCTATACGAAATCAGGGCTGTTTGTTTGGGAAACGACGGTAGTTGCCAAAGAGCAGGGATCTCTCATCGTGCTGAATCCACCCGAAAATCGTCGGAAATTTACGGAGAAACGGGAGTTTCCTCGTGTTGAAGTCACAAAGGGCGGCTTGTTATTCGGACTTCAAGATGTAAATAAGCGAAATAAACATCATTTAGACAATCCGATTGCCATTTCGATCAAAAATATTTCCATTAATGGCGTAGGCTTCACGGTAGATGACAATGCAATGGTCGAAAAAATTATCCAAAAGCATTCTCAGCTGGAAGTTGAATTGAATCTTGGCTTTTCGATGGCCTGTACAATGGAAGTTGTTAGAAAAGAGAAAACAAATGCGGGCTTCTACTATGGGGCCAGATATTTGAATGTTCCGGATGAAAAAACAAATGCGTTAAGAGGCTTTATCCTCAAAAATCAGATAGAAACTTACTTCATTCAGAAGCGGGAAGCGCAAATCAAAAAAGCAATGGAAAAAAAGACTGTGGCCAATCCGTAG
- the glyA gene encoding serine hydroxymethyltransferase, which produces MTSFLNKQDPKIVEAMNLELGRQRDKIELIASENIVSQAVLEAMGTVLTNKYAEGYPGKRYYGGCEYVDIVEDIARDRAKELFGAEHANVQPHSGAQANMAVYLAALNPGDTVLGMNLAHGGHLTHGSPVNASGILYNFVAYGVSEKDFRIDYDDVRKAAFKHKPRMLVAGASAYPRTIDFEALASIANDVGALFFVDMAHIAGLVAAGLHPNPVPHAHFVTTTTHKTLRGPRGGMILTRKAWAAAIDKAVFPGSQGGPLMHTIAAKAVSFGEALQPDFKVYGQNVINNAQALATALTAEGINLVSGGTDNHLMLIDLRNLNITGKDAEHVLDEIGITANKNAIPFDPTSPFITSGIRLGTPAVTSRGMGEEAMKTIAKVIGLTLKNPKDEAVLEKARGLVKDLTAQYPLYPGLTY; this is translated from the coding sequence ATGACAAGTTTTCTGAACAAACAAGATCCGAAAATCGTAGAAGCAATGAACCTTGAGCTTGGCCGTCAACGCGACAAAATCGAGCTGATCGCTTCTGAGAACATCGTAAGCCAAGCTGTTCTTGAAGCAATGGGTACTGTACTTACGAACAAATATGCAGAAGGCTACCCAGGCAAAAGATACTATGGCGGCTGTGAGTACGTAGACATCGTGGAAGATATCGCTCGCGACCGTGCGAAAGAGCTTTTCGGTGCTGAACACGCGAACGTTCAACCGCACTCCGGCGCACAAGCGAACATGGCTGTTTACTTGGCAGCTCTGAACCCTGGCGACACGGTGCTTGGTATGAACCTTGCACATGGCGGTCACTTGACGCATGGCAGCCCGGTGAATGCTTCCGGTATTCTTTACAACTTCGTCGCTTACGGCGTAAGCGAAAAAGATTTCCGCATCGACTACGACGATGTTCGCAAAGCGGCATTCAAACATAAGCCTCGCATGCTTGTAGCTGGCGCAAGTGCTTACCCGCGTACGATTGATTTCGAAGCTTTGGCATCCATCGCTAACGATGTAGGCGCATTGTTCTTCGTCGATATGGCGCATATCGCAGGTCTGGTTGCTGCTGGTTTGCACCCGAACCCAGTGCCGCACGCGCATTTCGTTACAACAACAACGCACAAAACGCTTCGCGGACCACGTGGTGGTATGATTTTGACGCGCAAAGCTTGGGCTGCAGCGATTGATAAAGCGGTATTCCCTGGTTCCCAAGGCGGTCCTTTGATGCACACAATCGCAGCGAAAGCTGTTTCCTTCGGTGAAGCTTTGCAGCCGGATTTCAAAGTATACGGTCAAAATGTCATCAACAATGCACAAGCATTGGCGACAGCTCTTACGGCTGAAGGCATCAACCTAGTTTCCGGTGGTACGGATAACCACTTGATGCTGATCGACCTTCGCAACCTGAACATCACGGGTAAAGATGCTGAGCACGTGCTTGACGAAATCGGAATTACAGCGAACAAAAATGCGATTCCTTTCGACCCAACTAGCCCGTTCATTACAAGTGGTATCCGTTTGGGTACGCCGGCTGTAACGTCCCGTGGCATGGGTGAAGAAGCGATGAAAACGATCGCCAAAGTTATCGGTCTTACTTTGAAAAACCCGAAAGACGAAGCTGTATTGGAAAAAGCTCGCGGTCTTGTGAAAGATTTGACAGCTCAATACCCGCTTTACCCAGGTTTGACTTACTAA
- the rpiB gene encoding ribose 5-phosphate isomerase B, which produces MKIALGADHAGYRLKDVIIPFIESLGHQVIDYGCSCADSVDYPDYALQVCEQVVSGGADKGILICGTGIGMSIAANKVPGIRCALVHDLFSAKATREHNDTNVLALGERVIGPGVAEEIVKIWLETEFSQGVRHQNRINKVQSIEDRFTVQA; this is translated from the coding sequence ATGAAAATTGCCTTAGGTGCGGATCATGCAGGCTATCGTTTGAAAGATGTAATCATTCCTTTTATTGAATCATTAGGCCATCAGGTTATTGATTATGGCTGCAGCTGTGCAGATTCGGTGGATTATCCCGACTATGCGCTTCAAGTTTGTGAGCAAGTCGTTTCCGGCGGTGCTGATAAAGGAATTCTCATTTGCGGGACGGGCATCGGGATGTCGATTGCCGCGAATAAGGTGCCGGGTATCCGTTGTGCGCTTGTCCATGATCTATTTTCGGCGAAAGCAACGCGTGAGCATAATGACACGAATGTGCTTGCGTTAGGGGAACGCGTTATCGGCCCCGGCGTAGCCGAGGAAATCGTGAAAATCTGGTTGGAAACCGAGTTTTCCCAAGGTGTTCGCCACCAGAACCGCATTAATAAAGTGCAAAGCATCGAAGATCGCTTCACGGTTCAAGCGTAG
- the tadA gene encoding tRNA adenosine(34) deaminase TadA, translating into MKEAIQEALKAEAIREVPIGAVVVHQGQIIGRGYNLRETTLDPLAHAELVAIKQASEHLQAWRLLDCQLYVTLEPCPMCAGAIVQARIPQVIYGTTDPKAGCAGTLMNLLQEDRFNHRVDVISGVMQEECSTMLTQFFRKLRGKE; encoded by the coding sequence ATGAAAGAAGCCATTCAAGAGGCGCTCAAAGCCGAAGCCATCCGCGAAGTGCCGATCGGCGCTGTCGTTGTCCACCAAGGCCAAATTATTGGTCGCGGCTACAATCTTCGTGAAACAACCCTAGATCCGCTCGCTCATGCAGAGCTGGTTGCTATTAAGCAGGCAAGTGAACATTTGCAGGCGTGGCGTCTGCTAGATTGCCAGCTTTATGTTACGTTAGAACCCTGCCCTATGTGCGCTGGCGCCATTGTTCAAGCTCGGATCCCGCAAGTGATTTATGGCACGACGGATCCTAAAGCAGGCTGCGCGGGGACGCTCATGAACCTGCTGCAGGAAGACCGGTTTAATCACCGTGTCGACGTCATTAGCGGCGTCATGCAGGAAGAGTGTTCGACGATGCTGACCCAATTTTTCCGTAAATTACGCGGCAAGGAATAA
- a CDS encoding manganese efflux pump MntP yields the protein MHVSGVELGQLVTIIIMAIALGLDAFSLGIGIGMKGIRLLDILKISLVIGLFHIIMPLMGMFMGQYVSLLLGNVATAAGGCLLILLGSHMVYSSIRGEEATAFDHRTLWGLMIFSLSVSIDSFSVGVSLGMFATDIVLTVLIFGLFGGLLSIAGLLVGRRVSGWVGEYGEAFGGLILLAFGIKFLL from the coding sequence ATGCACGTATCTGGTGTGGAATTGGGACAGCTGGTCACGATTATTATTATGGCGATCGCTCTCGGTCTGGATGCTTTTTCTTTGGGCATAGGCATAGGCATGAAAGGGATTCGTTTGCTGGATATTTTGAAAATTAGCCTCGTGATTGGACTATTTCACATTATTATGCCTCTTATGGGGATGTTCATGGGACAATATGTCTCGTTGCTCCTTGGTAATGTAGCTACTGCGGCAGGGGGATGCCTGCTTATTCTACTAGGCTCACATATGGTGTATAGTTCGATTCGCGGAGAAGAAGCGACCGCCTTTGATCATAGAACGTTATGGGGGTTAATGATTTTCTCGCTTAGCGTCAGTATAGATTCGTTCTCCGTTGGGGTATCGCTGGGCATGTTTGCTACAGATATTGTACTGACAGTACTTATTTTCGGTCTTTTTGGCGGACTGCTATCGATTGCAGGCTTACTGGTTGGCAGACGGGTGAGCGGCTGGGTCGGTGAGTATGGCGAAGCTTTCGGCGGGCTGATTTTATTGGCGTTTGGGATCAAGTTTTTGCTATGA